One region of Mangifera indica cultivar Alphonso chromosome 3, CATAS_Mindica_2.1, whole genome shotgun sequence genomic DNA includes:
- the LOC123211888 gene encoding respiratory burst oxidase homolog protein A-like produces MHVKMEAAREHCDDDSALSLSSSSSSSSSSSASIVPDLSFSPARAAAQPRGLTFTELDWTTVEHRFDRLASARNGPEPVVKWSDFGYCIGMQRSPEISDEILMALRRRRECIADITKKELHEYWLRMVDPHINSRIQLFFDMIDRNMDGRITGVDIKQTILMSASANKLSISHEEAEEHAGLVMEALDHHNLNQGYLQASQLEILFKVSSPRASSYAGSVQQQNGLYQEPISRAEIIFRNYWRRGWIILLWLMICATLFAWKFIQYSHRTAFQVMGYCLCTAKGAAETLKLNMAIILLPVCRNSITWLRRNRRINSVIPFNDNINFHKLIAGGIVVGVILHGGTHLACDFPRISGSDRSIFRQTIAARFGYHQPSYTQILATTEVATGLAMVVLMSIAFSLATKWPRRQSPSLPRSVRQVTGYNTFWYSHHLFIFVYALLIVHSMFLFLTSNVAEKTTWIYIAIPVLLYAGERIFRAVRSGFYEIEILKASFYPGKVLSLKLNKPKGFNHKSGMYIYLQCPQISPFEWHPFSLTSGPTDDHLSVHIRTLGDWSYQLYSLFQEAVLTEAKESPKIYIDGPYGAASQDYIKYDIVVLIGLGIGATPFISILKDVATGLQKTQFEQVCSSRKGPLKAYLYWVTREQSSFDWFRDIMKETSKSNLKQSVTEIHNFLTSIYQEGDVRSALISIIQALYYYKTGIDIVSRTPVRTHFGRPNWFNIFSGLAQRHRGAQIGVFYCGPSTLVGELESLCTKFSTKTNTRFVFHKENY; encoded by the exons ATGCATGTGAAGATGGAAGCTGCAAGAGAGCATTGTGATGATGATTCagctctttctctttcttcttcatcttcatcttcttcttcttcgtcagCTAGCATTGTTCCTGATTTATCTTTCTCCCCAGCTCGAGCAGCTGCACAGCCACGGGGACTCACCTTTACTGAGCTTGACTGGACCACCGTCGAGCACCGGTTCGACCGGCTGGCTTCAGCCCGGAATGGGCCTGAACCGGTTGTCAAATGGTCGGATTTCGGTTACTGCATAG GGATGCAGAGATCACCAGAGATTTCTGATGAGATTCTCATGGcattaagaagaagaagagaatgtATAGCTGATATTACAAAGAAGGAACTTCATGAATACTGGCTTCGCATGGTTGATCCTCATATAAACTCAAGAATTCAATTATTCTTTGACAT GATTGATAGAAATATGGATGGAAGAATCACAGGAGTGGATATCAAGCAG ACAATTTTGATGAGTGCTTCggcaaataaattatcaataagtCATGAAGAAGCAGAAGAACATGCTGGTTTAGTTATGGAAGCGCTTGATCATCATAATCTTAATCAAGGCTATCTTCAG GCATCTCAGCTGGAGATTTTGTTCAAAGTAAGTTCACCAAGAGCCTCATCCTATGCTGGCAGTGTTCAGCAGCAGAATGGCTTGTATCAAGAACCAATTTCAAGAGCTGAAATCATTTTTCGAAATTACTGGCGCCGCGGATGGATAATCTTGTTGTGGTTGATGATTTGTGCCACACTTTTTGCCTGGAAATTCATTCAATATAGTCACAGAACAGCATTCCAAGTCATGGGTTACTGCCTCTGCACTGCAAAAGGAGCAGCCGAAACTTTAAAACTCAACATGGCTATAATTTTGCTCCCAGTCTGCCGGAATTCCATCACCTGGCTCCGCAGGAACCGCCGCATAAACTCAGTTATTCCATTCAATGACAACATCAACTTCCACAAG TTGATTGCAGGAGGGATAGTGGTGGGTGTGATTTTACATGGGGGAACACATCTGGCTTGTGATTTCCCAAGAATCAGTGGCTCTGACCGCTCAATTTTTCGGCAAACTATAGCGGCAAGATTTGGGTACCATCAGCCTTCATACACACAGATTTTGGCCACAACAGAGGTTGCAACAGGACTTGCCATGGTTGTACTGATGAGCATTGCATTTTCACTGGCAACAAAATGGCCTCGCCGGCAGTCGCCTTCGCTACCAAGATCTGTTAGACAAGTCACAGGATACAATACATTTTGGTACTCTCACCACCTCTTCATTTTTGTGTATGCCTTGCTGATTGTTCACTCCATGTTCCTCTTCCTAACCAGCAATGTTGCAGAGAAAACG ACATGGATTTATATTGCAATTCCAGTTTTGTTGTATGCTGGAGAGCGGATTTTTCGAGCTGTAAGATCAGGGTTTTATGAGATTGAAATCTTGAAg GCAAGTTTTTATCCTGGAAAAGTGTTGTCCCTCAAATTGAACAAACCAAAAGGGTTCAATCACAAGAGTGGAATGTATATATATCTTCAGTGCCCTCAGATTTCACCCTTTGAATG GCACCCATTTTCACTTACTTCTGGACCAACAGATGATCACTTAAGTGTACATATCAGAACTCTGGGAGACTGGAGCTATCAGCTATACAGTCTCTTCCAAGAG gcTGTGTTAACTGAAGCAAAGGAGTCACCAAAAATTTACATTGATGGACCATATGGTGCTGCATCTCAAGACTACATCAAGTATGACATTGTGGTTCTCATAGGCCTTGGCATCGGAGCCACACCTTTCATAAGCATCCTCAAAGATGTAGCCACAGGTCTCCAGAAAACACAGTTTGAGCAA GTTTGTAGCAGCCGAAAGGGTCCTTTAAAAGCCTATCTTTACTGGGTTACAAGAGAGCAAAGCTCCTTTGACTGGTTTAGAGATATCATGAAGGaaacatcaaaatcaaaccTGAAGCAG TCTGTCACAGAGATACACAACTTTTTAACCAGCATTTATCAGGAGGGCGATGTGCGATCTGCTTTGATAAGTATAATCCAAGCTTTATATTACTACAAAACCGGCATCGACATTGTCTCCAGAACACCA GTGAGGACACATTTTGGTCGACCAAATTGGTTCAATATCTTCTCAGGATTGGCACAGAGGCATAGAGGAGCACAGATTG GGGTATTCTACTGTGGACCATCGACTTTGGTAGGAGAGCTGGAGAGTTTGTGCACCAAATTCTCAACCAAAACCAATACAAGATTTGTGTTTCACAAAGAGAATTATTAG
- the LOC123212372 gene encoding uncharacterized protein At4g22758-like, with amino-acid sequence MPNSNLRQRIQNSGGRRSRPSPRWRGPSKQPKHIEILKRCSSEPSLCSFSDGDGDVAYQKPMRIAHQREGILYRPQTCLDVFAMSLSSMAFSPQNNFKGYSKDGKVIVKVTVEGSPGPIRAMVKLGSRVDETIKLVVDKYNEEGRTPKLSREEASSFELHHSYFSLQSLNKSELLGDVGSRTFYLRRSSSNHSSANSEIVQGMKAASPPLSSLLSSLIGKIVSIVRKLWMVMICQQ; translated from the exons ATGCCAAACAGTAATCTACGGCAACGGATACAGAACAGTGGTGGCCGTAGATCAAGGCCGTCGCCGAGGTGGAGGGGACCCTCTAAACAGCCCAAGCATATTGAGATATTGAAGCGATGCTCGTCGGAGCCGAGTCTGTGTAGTTTCAGCGATGGCGATGGAGATGTAGCTTATCAGAAACCAATGCGTATTGCGCACCAAAGAGAAGGAATTTTGTACAGGCCACAGACATGCTTGGACGTTTTTGCAATGTCTCTTTCTTCGATGGCTTTCTCTCCCCAAAATAATTTCAAG GGATATAGTAAGGATGGTAAAGTGATAGTTAAAGTGACAGTGGAGGGAAGTCCGGGGCCAATCAGGGCCATGGTTAAATTGGGATCCAGAGTGGATGAAACAATTAAGCTTGTTGTAGATAAATACAATGAAGAAGGGCGGACACCCAAACTTAGCAGAGAAGAGGCATCCTCTTTTGAGCTGCATCACTCTTATTTCAGCCTTCAAA GCCTGAATAAATCAGAGCTACTAGGAGATGTTGGTAGCAGAACCTTCTATCTTCGGAGGAGTAGCAGTAATCATAGTAGTGCAAATTCAGAAATTGTTCAGGGGATGAAAGCAGCCTCCCCACCACTCTCGTCCTTGCTCTCATCTTTGATTGGAAAAATTGTAAGCATAGTGCGTAAGCTTTGGATGGTCATGATTTGTCAGCAATGA